CAAAAGCCCAAAGCCCAAATCCCCAACCCGTTAATTATCCaaacaatataataaattaaattttaaataaataaataaataaaatacagcAACAACAAACAACAATTGAAACGACTCACTTAACTCACCCACTGGTGGTTACTGGTTAGCCGTTAGCGTAATAACGTTTGATTTGAACCGTCTTAAGCAAacacccaccaccaccaccaccacccacgCCCGTCACCTCTTCTCGTCATAGTCCAAGTCTACCACGCCTGTCTTCTTCAGGAACTTTCTCTTCTGTCTGGCTTGTTAGCGTATACATATGgccaaactaattttttttatttacaattaaaaaaactcataatattttaatgggggaataaaatattcaagttGGTGTTGATATTCCCCATTCTTTCCATTATTCAATTATGAATAatcataatataataatattctCCTGAAGAAGTAGGTGCCGCTGTTCCAATGATAAGGAGGTTGGTCTTGTTTGGGAATTATTATATCTCAATCTCTCGGGATTGGTGTTTGTCTCCAGTTCGGAAGGGAGGACGAGGAGGTGGAGGACTTTGCCTcagtttcttttctcttctatCCATCTAAAGCTTCCCCATTTGTTTTTGCTTCACAATTCATTCCCAGTCCACACCTTTCAGGTACACTTCACGAAGCTCCCCTGCTGctttcattttaattaattatgttacTATTCTTCTTTGTGATGGAATGGAATGGAATTTGAGTGCTTGATATTAATTTCCTGTGTTAACATGTTCACTACATACTTCTGATGATccggagaaaaagaagaagaagattttgaTATTTGGGTTAAATTTGGCTTCTGTTCTAGTTTGATCACTCTCTGGttccttttcattttgctGGTTTTGCTTTTGGTAATTTTGGTTAGGCTTTCTTTTTGATGAGtttcttattatttatgttaGGAATCTGTGATTGATCTACAATGGTAATTTGTTTCTGAGCAAGACTGGTAATTTGGATTTCGTCGCAGGTTAACTCAAGGCTTTGACTTTGGAGACAGAGGAACCAACCAACCAAGCTATGGCTACATATTTCCAAAATTTAAGCAACCAAAACTTATTGAACCCCTCCTATGCAGGGGATGAGAAACTTGCTTCTTATCCTGAACCCCCCGCCAACATGATGATGTATCTGAATCAAGCTTCATATGCTGCTGGATCCTACTCTGAAGTCTTGTCCGGCGGCTCTTTCTCTCCTCACAAATATGCTGATTCTGATGGTGGCAGGAATGAAATGGTGTTTATTCCACCCACAAGTGATCAAGCTCGAGATTGTGTTACTGGGGATTCTTTGATTGGTAAACATAATATTCAGGATCATGGGTTATCTCTTAGCCTTGCCTCCACACAAATTCCCCCTGCTGTTTCTCTGCCTTCATTTCAGTACCAGTATCCAAATCCAAGTCTCTCTTCGGTTTTGAGCACCTCTCCAATGCTAGGGAAGGGGGAAATTTACTGTAAAGGAGATGAGTACAATCAAAGTGAGGAGTTTAAGAACTTTGAAAGCTTGACATCTGGCTTCTATGGAGGTGGTGGCCATGAGACTGTCAAAACACACAGTTTGTACAATCCTATGTGCTCAGTGGGATCCAAAGAAATGCATTCCGAAACATACTTGTATGACTCATTAGGTTCCGCTAGCACTATGTTAAGCTCCAAGCACCTCAAGGCAGCACAACAGTTGCTTGATGAAGTGGTAAATGTCCGAAAGGCGCTGAAGCAGTCTCGATTGAACAAGCATCAAAACTCTAAGCGGATTGGATTAGATGGTTCCAAAGAGACTGACGGGAATGATCAACATTTACCAAGGTCATCGGATCCTAGTGAATCAAGTACCATCTCTACTCTGGAGCTATCACCAGCAGAACGACAGGATTTGCAGAACAAGAAGACCAAACTTTTGTCCATGTTGGATGAGGTAAATAATCCCAATTCCAAaacatttttgttaaatatttgttctttgttCTTATTTCATCAATTGATatgactttttcttttcttttcttgtagGTAGATAGAAGATATAAACAATATTACCAGCAAATGCAAGTTGTGGTGTCATATTTTGACAAGGTGGCTGGGAACGGGGCTGCTGGACCATACACTGCACTTGCTCTCCAAGCAATTTCCCGTCACTTCCGCAGTTTGCGTGATGCAATCAAAGGCCAAATTCAAGTGACACGGAAAAGACTGGGAGAGCAAGATTCTTCATCAGATGGTCAAGGAGGAGTAATACCCCGCCTTCGCTACGTGGACCAGCAGCTCAGACAGCAGAGGGCATTTCAGCAGCTTGGCGGAATGCAGCATGCTTGGAGGCCTCAAAGAGGACTTCCGGAGAGCTCTGTTGCAATCCTTCGTGCTTGGCTGTTTGAGCATTTCCTTCTTCCGTATGTACCTGAACACCATTTCCCCTTTGATTGAAAATTATACTTGTCAGTTTCTTAAGAACTTTGGTTCACTGATTCTTTCGTGGTTTTTGGTGTCCCTCCAGTTACCCAAAGGATTCAGAAAAAGTTATGCTAGCAAGGCAGACAGGGTTAACCAGAAACCAGGTAAGATAACTCATCAAATTCTTATACTCCTTGTAATTTCTCTTaatcatttgaagtttttaGCTTAATTCAAAATATTTCATCACCAAATGTCTGAGGCCATATGGAtccttgtgtttttttgcGTAGTGTCATTTCTAATATTGTTCATTATCAGGTTGCCAACTGGTTTATCAATGCAAGGGTACGTCTTTGGAAGCCCATGATTGAGGAGATGTACAAAGAAGAATTCGGTGATTTGGACATGGATTCGAAATCTTCACCAGAAAATGTGCTAAAGGAAGAAGCAAGAGCTGAATTCTCAGCATCTGAGGACAGGAAAGAGGAGTTGCAGGAAAGCATGATATCTGCAACTGCTGATAGTAATGAACCAGGGCAAGTGCAGAAGTCTGGTCACAGTCTCAACCATAATGCTGTTGCCACATATGACATGTCGGGGTTGGATCAATTTGCAGTCGGCAGCAATGAGGTGTCACTTTCATTGAATTTGCGGCATCGTGAAGAACATGATGGATTTCCTTCATCTACTGTATCCCATGTAAGAGTTCATGACGACGCAGCAGCTTCTTTGGATTGTCATTATGAGGATCCAGAGCAGCAACAGTTAATACAGGTTTGGCAATACCCACCTGTTACATGATTTTGCAGTCCGAGAGAATTGGTGCCTCCAACAACTTTTTGGGTGGTAAGTGGTCTCTTTCAAGACAAGGGTcgttgaagaaaaagaaaaaaaaaaaggcaaaaacagAATGCTTGTTTTGTTGCTTTAGCTGTGCCCAATTCGCTTGCTGATAGTTGAAAGAGATGGAAACTGCTGCTAGCATGGGGGATTGTAGATGTAGATGCGTGTATAATACCAACttgtaaaataaaagagattGGTTG
The window above is part of the Prunus dulcis chromosome 1, ALMONDv2, whole genome shotgun sequence genome. Proteins encoded here:
- the LOC117615491 gene encoding BEL1-like homeodomain protein 3 produces the protein MATYFQNLSNQNLLNPSYAGDEKLASYPEPPANMMMYLNQASYAAGSYSEVLSGGSFSPHKYADSDGGRNEMVFIPPTSDQARDCVTGDSLIGKHNIQDHGLSLSLASTQIPPAVSLPSFQYQYPNPSLSSVLSTSPMLGKGEIYCKGDEYNQSEEFKNFESLTSGFYGGGGHETVKTHSLYNPMCSVGSKEMHSETYLYDSLGSASTMLSSKHLKAAQQLLDEVVNVRKALKQSRLNKHQNSKRIGLDGSKETDGNDQHLPRSSDPSESSTISTLELSPAERQDLQNKKTKLLSMLDEVDRRYKQYYQQMQVVVSYFDKVAGNGAAGPYTALALQAISRHFRSLRDAIKGQIQVTRKRLGEQDSSSDGQGGVIPRLRYVDQQLRQQRAFQQLGGMQHAWRPQRGLPESSVAILRAWLFEHFLLPYPKDSEKVMLARQTGLTRNQVANWFINARVRLWKPMIEEMYKEEFGDLDMDSKSSPENVLKEEARAEFSASEDRKEELQESMISATADSNEPGQVQKSGHSLNHNAVATYDMSGLDQFAVGSNEVSLSLNLRHREEHDGFPSSTVSHVRVHDDAAASLDCHYEDPEQQQLIQVWQYPPVT